The Takifugu flavidus isolate HTHZ2018 chromosome 21, ASM371156v2, whole genome shotgun sequence genome has a window encoding:
- the si:dkeyp-92c9.2 gene encoding cyclin-dependent kinase 5 activator 1, which produces MGAVLSLSPGPRKSGFYDGRSGSLGHYPSFSSRSLNSQKDHALKRGHSIFLPALAWKRLVASTKKKGNSKKNVPVTLADPLNNNSINNYQKDSVLHLNRENVKKSMSCANLSSYEGSAGLGLGLGYGLGLSQGYGCSYNKPQQLSSVKKVPQGTATSSPKRVIVQASTSELLRCLGEFLCCRCYRLKHLSPADPVLWLRAVDRSLLLQGWQDQAFVTPANVVFVYMLCRDVVDGDLVASEHELQAILLTCLYLSYSYMGNEISYPLKPFLVEAGKDAFWDRCLAIIDATSSKMLRINADPHFFTQVFAELKNEGSLVLQDYSRVLDR; this is translated from the coding sequence ATGGGCGCCGTACTGTCACTCTCGCCAGGCCCTCGGAAATCAGGCTTCTATGACGGCCGCTCGGGCTCCCTCGGTCATTACCCGAGCTTCAGCAGCCGCTCACTCAACAGCCAGAAAGACCACGCTCTCAAGAGGGGCCACTCCATCTTCCTCCCTGCACTGGCGTGGAAGCGCCTGGTAGCCTCTACGAAGAAAAAGGGGAACTCCAAGAAAAACGTTCCCGTCACCCTAGCAGATCCCCTCAAtaacaacagcatcaacaacTACCAGAAGGACTCTGTGCTGCACCTGAACCGAGAGAACGTGAAGAAGTCCATGTCATGTGCCAACTTGTCCAGCTACGAGGGTTCAGCAGGACTGGGTCTGGGGCTCGGCTATGGGCTGGGGCTGAGCCAAGGGTACGGATGCAGCTACAACAAACCTCAGCAGCTTTCCTCTGTGAAGAAAGTCCCTCAGGGGACGGCGACCTCCTCCCCAAAGCGCGTGATTGTTCAAGCCTCCACCAGCGAGCTCCTCCGCTGTCTGGGGGAGTTCCTCTGCTGCCGCTGTTACCGGCTGAAGCACCTGTCGCCAGCCGACCCGGTGCTGTGGCTGCGAGCCGTGGAccgctcgctgctgctgcagggctggCAGGACCAGGCCTTTGTCACACCAGCCAACGTGGTGTTTGTTTACATGCTGTGTCGAGACGTCGTGGACGGCGACCTGGTGGCCTCGGAGCACGAGCTCCAGGCCATCCTGCTCACCTGCCTCTACCTGTCCTACTCCTACATGGGCAATGAGATCTCGTACCCGCTCAAGCCCTTCCTGGTAGAGGCCGGTAAAGACGCCTTCTGGGACCGCTGCCTCGCCATCATAGATGCCACCAGCTCCAAGATGCTGCGCATCAACGCTGACCCGCATTTCTTCACCCAAGTATTCGCTGAGCTCAAGAATGAAGGCAGCCTCGTCCTGCAGGACTACAGTCGCGTGCTGGATCGATGA